The Myxococcales bacterium DNA window AAAATTTGTTTCAGAACTCGCCTCGCTGGTTTGAATTAAAATTATGAAATATTTGCCTCATTCAATTCCATTCATAAAAAAGAGAGCCGTTGCATCCAAGGGGGTGCTCCTCCTCTTTGACTTCGATGGAACGATAGCCCCGATAGTCGGGGATCCCCTGAAGGCTGAAATGCTGCCCCATTGGCGCGATTGGCTCGTTGCCCTTATGGGGAAGAATAATATTGAAGTAGGTGTCGTAACAGGACGCGCCCAACCAGATGCTGGGGAGAAGGTCCGCATAGATCGTATGCTCATAGCCTCGGATCATGGCTATGAGATATGGCGCGGTCGCAAAAAAATATTTTCTATAGGGTCAGAGTTTACCGCCGAGATTAAAAAATTGGGGTCTGTGGTCTATAAAAAATTCGGGTCAATCTCAGGCGTCAGTATAGAGCAGAAAGATTATTCAGTCGCTCTTCATTACAGACATGTGGATGTGAAAAAGCAGAGCTTGCTGGTTAAGGAATATATGGAAATGATTCGGCCCATTCTAAAAGAGCAGAACCTCGAGCTTATGAGGGCGAAAAAACTTTTTGAGGTCAGACCTAAAAAGTTTTGGGACAAGGGAAAGGGATCGAAATGGATATGGGAAAATATCGCGCCCGGATATCTTCCCGT harbors:
- the otsB gene encoding trehalose-phosphatase, which translates into the protein MKYLPHSIPFIKKRAVASKGVLLLFDFDGTIAPIVGDPLKAEMLPHWRDWLVALMGKNNIEVGVVTGRAQPDAGEKVRIDRMLIASDHGYEIWRGRKKIFSIGSEFTAEIKKLGSVVYKKFGSISGVSIEQKDYSVALHYRHVDVKKQSLLVKEYMEMIRPILKEQNLELMRAKKLFEVRPKKFWDKGKGSKWIWENIAPGYLPVYFGDDTTDEDAFKELKSSGITVRVGLKKSSKAEYYVREIDDAAPLMKWLLEEYGR